A single genomic interval of Gossypium raimondii isolate GPD5lz chromosome 11, ASM2569854v1, whole genome shotgun sequence harbors:
- the LOC105761051 gene encoding REF/SRPP-like protein At3g05500: MAQGDSNFQQDMAKEEEEQRLKYLEFVQVAAVHAALCFTNLYLYAKERLGPLKPSVETVEGTVKSVVGPVYDKYHDVPVEFLKFVDSKVGESVTKLDRQVPPVIKQVSTEAILAAQKAPEVARGVASEVHRAGVVNTASGLAKSVYTKYEPTAKELYAKYEPKAEQCAVSAWRKLNMLPLFPQVASVVVPTAAYCSDKYNETVVSSAEKGYKVASYLPLVPTEKIAKVFGEQTTEMQPLVSES; the protein is encoded by the exons atggctCAAGGAGATTCTAACTTCCAGCAAGACATG gCTAAAGAGGAAGAAGAACAGAGGCTGAAATACTTGGAGTTCGTGCAAGTAGCCGCCGTTCACGCCGCTTTGTGCTTCACCAACCTTTACCTTTACGCTAAGGAAAGATTGGGGCCGTTGAAACCTAGCGTCGAGACCGTTGAGGGAACGGTTAAGAGTGTGGTTGGACCGGTTTATGATAAATACCATGATGTCCCTGTTGAATTCCTTAAATTCGTTGATTCCAAG GTGGGTGAATCAGTGACCAAGCTTGATCGTCAAGTCCCTCCAGTCATCAAACAGGTCTCAACCGAAGCCATCTTGGCAGCCCAAAAGGCTCCCGAGGTTGCTCGTGGCGTGGCTTCCGAAGTCCACCGTGCTGGAGTGGTGAACACCGCCTCAGGATTAGCAAAATCAGTGTACACCAAGTATGAACCCACAGCAAAAGAGCTTTATGCGAAGTATGAACCCAAAGCTGAACAATGTGCGGTTTCAGCTTGGCGTAAACTCAACATGCTCCCGCTCTTCCCTCAAGTTGCCTCGGTCGTTGTCCCAACAGCTGCTTATTGCAGCGACAAGTATAACGAGACAGTGGTTAGCAGTGCAGAGAAAGGGTACAAGGTTGCCTCCTATTTGCCTTTGGTTCCTACAGAGAAGATCGCTAAGGTGTTTGGTGAGCAGACGACTGAAATGCAGCCGTTGGTTTCTGAGAGTTGA